AACAGACTTCTTGGAGCGGAGCATGTGGGCAGCGCGTTCTCCGCCGACCACGCCCGCTAGCCTGTGAGCGTCGTAGCGGGAGTACAGCACCGTGCAGGTGAGGGAGGCCACGCCCTCTAGGGAGCCCACCTGCAGCATGTTGCACACCTCGCTGTAGAAGTGGGCGTAGGTGGGCAGGGCATAGAAGATGAGGTTCTGGATCCCTTTAATGGTGTACCTGGGGTGGACATGAGAAGATGGAAATGtagaggagacacacacacacacacacactcacacactcacacacaaaacgCACCTCTTGTAAAAGTGGAACCTCTCGGAAAATAGCATGAGCTGTTTTTCTCCTCTCTGGAAGTAATGGCGAGCTTGTGACACCTCCGCTCGCTGCGAGTACTCGCTGACGCTCGCGAAACTCACGTCCTCCTTTCGCAGGTAGCTCCGCAAGCGTACGAAGTCGAAGTACGACGGCACGTAGACCAGCGTGTGGGACATGACCGAATCCCTGAACTGGGGAAGCACCTTGTCCACAAAGAACTGGAACCTGACGGACCAGCAGAAACGACGTCACGCATAGAAAGGCAGATGTGTcccaatgtttgtgtgtgtctaaatCAACTGTACACAGATTCGAGTACTGGGGGACAGGATGATTGCTGAAATTACTAAAGGAGACAAGGATGCCTTAAATCAAAAGGACAGAGCAACTTGTAATCTACTGCCAGAAgtgagataaataaataaaacaagtgAAGGAAGGGCTGTGGTAAAGAGCTCCCCCTAGTGTGTGCTGCAAGACTCGCACCTGGCATCCTGGTCCATGAAACTGTCGGCTTGGAACGTGTGAAAGACGTGTGGCAGTTGCACCATCACCTGGCAGATGGAGCCCGTTTTGGGCAGGTTCTTAGTAGCAACCTGATGGAGGGGCAGAAGAACAAAGCGTCCGTGTTCACTGCAAAACTCCTTTTTTAAATACGATTGATATCTGCACCCATTAAACTACAAATCCCACCTGCCCCCGGTAGTTGTGGCAGTGTTTGGAGAGGATGTTGTTGATCTGGGGCTCCTGGGTGGCACTGAACACCAGCGTCTGTCTGTAGTAGGACGCCCAGTTGTTCAAGTTCCACAAGCGCACGCGCGAGAAGTCCACGCCGTGCGAGTCCAGCGGCTGCAGGTTCATGTGTTTCAGAACGTGCTGCGAGGTGCGTGAACAAATTCAGCAAAGGCTCATGGGTAATGGAGTTCCCTAAAAAGATTTGGACTCCACACTTTCGATTTGGGTTCTACAAACTGTAAGGCACTGGCAGCAATGTTGACATCAAAAGCTAATCAGATATTAAACTCCCACCAGAAcaatctggggtgggtttcccgaaacgttcgtagcgctaagtacttcttaacctcgtacgtttcatacgaggttacgaagtacttagcgctacgaacgttttgggaaacgcaCACCTGGCTAGTTTCCAGTGCATTTATACTCTCGAGCAATTTAGCATGGTGGTAAATGCTTTAAAATGGTGTTAAATGGGTTTTAAAGCATATACCACCAAACGCCCATCCATAAACCTCTGCTTGCCCCCAAAGCCACGGCGACGGCTTCCACGACAACCCCCGCCGCTCACCAGCATGTGCTCCCAGTTCTGCATGAGTATCACGTCGGCCTGGTCGACGACGAGCAGCTCGACGGAGGACAGGAAGTCGAAGTCGCGCTGGGCCTCCCCCTCCGCGCCCAGCAGGGTGCGCAAGCCCAACGGAGACGCGATGATGACGTCGGACGAGTAGAACGGCGAGTAGAGACGCATGCTGCGCTTCAGGAAGGACACGCCTGTAGAAGCACAACAACTGGTTGGTCGAGGAGAACGGAAACACCCCTCTGCTCATCTGGAATATCCGATTGGTCAGGAGGCTTGGAGATCAAAATGGTATTTATTAGACGGGGCTGACTGGCAACCGGTGGTTTTTGAGGCATCTGTATCGCAAAGACCAATATCACGATAATCTACAAATGATATATTGTGCAGCCGTAATCATTATGGAGTGCTTTAGACAGCCCCGTAGTCTTGTGACCCTCCTCCTCTGAGAATGAAGCTCTCTGGTTTAAATCGTCGGTTTTCAGTCCGGTCCTTTAAGGACTCGAGGCCGGGTGTTTAGAGCTGTTCAGAACCAGATCAAAGATCAAATCAAGGTTGCATACAAGTGAATATTTGGGCTGGCTAGTGCTGCTGGGCCGGGTGGAGATCCACCGGTCTAAATCAGACGGGGGTGCGGGTGCGGACCGCTGCTCACCTATCCTGAAGTGGTCGTCCACGTTGCCCGAGAACACGGCGAGGTAGTCGTCCGGCCGGTGCAGGTTGGGCGGCCTGTCGGTCGGTTCCTCGCCGTACTCGTCCCGAAACCTCTTCTTGTGGCTCACGTCCATTTTCTTCCCCTCAGTCTCCAACAGGGCGATGAACGTCTGCACGACCCGCAGAGCACCATCCCGGAACGGCACCAGGATCAGGACCTATGGCAGGAAGCACAAACAACCAGCCAGTTCTTTAGTATTCAACGTGTTCGTTTACTTTATTAGCGTTTGTCACGTTTATCAATATTACAGCGTGCGTGCTCCCTGGGAACAGAACCCATGACCTTGTTGCTGCCAGCACCTTCATTTACCTGATGTCAAtcagaacaaacaaaacaaaaggttGGAACATGAAAAACCTCTGGATTTGTTCAGTCTTTGTTTGGGGTAGTACCAGAGGTGGGTGCGCATGCCATCAGAAACACAACAGACAAAACCCGAGGGGGGAGAGACTAGGGGAGGCAAGGGGAGGGGCTAAGACGTAAGGGAGCGTGGTAAAAGTGTATTTCACCTTGGGCCGAGTGAGGCCCTGGTCCCtgaactcctcctcctcatccgcACCTTTGACCTTCAGCTGGGCATTGTGGGCAAGGACCCTGGAGTTGGCCTTCAGCACATGGTTGAGGGCATGGAGGCAGTACGCCCGACGAACCTCTGGCCCCTCCTTCAGCGGAGAGCATTCTGGGTAATACACATCCCTGTAGGACCCTACAAACGAGAGTCGTGTTGTTGCATTCAAACACCACTGAAAGCTTctaacacactcaaacaccacTGAAGGTGTTTCACACATACCCATAAGTCTCAGCAGCTCCTTCTGCAGGTCTGTGAGTTCCGGCACGTCTCCCCCTTCAGGGTGGGAGGACCGGTTCAGGGACCGCCAGTTTGGCTCCAGCGCCTTGTGGAAGGAAGGCAAGGGCAGAGAGGGAGCCACGCCCACCGAGGGAAACCGCTCCAGAGTGTTCACGCACTGCAGCGTGCCCAGCCTGGGCCACTAGGGGGCGCAACGCCAGGGTCAGACACTTGCACAACACAGAATTCAACTTAATTAGCAATTCCTGGCTTGGCAGAGTGGTGCAAAACTCCAGCCCAAATGTGCGTAGTACAGCGGGTCATACCTTCACCTGAGTCTTCGTTTTAGAGCCCTCTGAGATCATCTTGACCTCTGCATCACTCAGCTCCGTCTCCACGTGCTTCACAAACGTGTCTGTGCACGTGCGAGACAAGGTCGTgacacacatccaccaccagcaacacacacaaatctcCTCCTCAAATGCAATAAACTACATCACACAGACTCAGTCATCAAGGTGTTACATATGTAATAACTATCGTACGCTAGAAAGAGAACACAGGGCACTTCTGCTACCCTATATTTACCCTCTTGTGGTCATGTGAATTCTTGTAGCCCCTCCCCAATCACCAGCTGGTTCAGTTTTACGATAGGCCCTGGTGTGAAAGCGGTAGCTGCCGGTTCTAGTAC
The nucleotide sequence above comes from Brachyhypopomus gauderio isolate BG-103 unplaced genomic scaffold, BGAUD_0.2 sc43, whole genome shotgun sequence. Encoded proteins:
- the LOC143486010 gene encoding U3 small nucleolar RNA-associated protein 25 homolog isoform X1, encoding MGKRRQKHQDLRALTKKQKKHLKEFGEQHPFHDNVTERHEKTHIMRLPNSPEHSGPDSDEDDGEGKPSAYEQLLSTMNHAAGQDSEDDDEEEELVNSNEVGDVDQSRDDDDEDGDEDDDEDEEDDGEGDAAPAKSTDEEPEEGGMKRVEEKNDDEEDPQEEFTDQVQEAEFCLETNLPVDEGQEEPQREEQHLTEDTFVKHVETELSDAEVKMISEGSKTKTQVKWPRLGTLQCVNTLERFPSVGVAPSLPLPSFHKALEPNWRSLNRSSHPEGGDVPELTDLQKELLRLMGSYRDVYYPECSPLKEGPEVRRAYCLHALNHVLKANSRVLAHNAQLKVKGADEEEEFRDQGLTRPKVLILVPFRDGALRVVQTFIALLETEGKKMDVSHKKRFRDEYGEEPTDRPPNLHRPDDYLAVFSGNVDDHFRIGVSFLKRSMRLYSPFYSSDVIIASPLGLRTLLGAEGEAQRDFDFLSSVELLVVDQADVILMQNWEHMLHVLKHMNLQPLDSHGVDFSRVRLWNLNNWASYYRQTLVFSATQEPQINNILSKHCHNYRGQVATKNLPKTGSICQVMVQLPHVFHTFQADSFMDQDARFQFFVDKVLPQFRDSVMSHTLVYVPSYFDFVRLRSYLRKEDVSFASVSEYSQRAEVSQARHYFQRGEKQLMLFSERFHFYKRYTIKGIQNLIFYALPTYAHFYSEVCNMLQVGSLEGVASLTCTVLYSRYDAHRLAGVVGGERAAHMLRSKKSVHLFVTGEEKNG
- the LOC143486010 gene encoding U3 small nucleolar RNA-associated protein 25 homolog isoform X2, which produces MGKRRQKHQDLRALTKKQKKHLKEFGEQHPFHDNVTERHEKTHIMRLPNSPEHSGPDSDEDDGEGKPSAYEQLLSTMNHAAGQDSEDDDEEEELVNSNEGDVDQSRDDDDEDGDEDDDEDEEDDGEGDAAPAKSTDEEPEEGGMKRVEEKNDDEEDPQEEFTDQVQEAEFCLETNLPVDEGQEEPQREEQHLTEDTFVKHVETELSDAEVKMISEGSKTKTQVKWPRLGTLQCVNTLERFPSVGVAPSLPLPSFHKALEPNWRSLNRSSHPEGGDVPELTDLQKELLRLMGSYRDVYYPECSPLKEGPEVRRAYCLHALNHVLKANSRVLAHNAQLKVKGADEEEEFRDQGLTRPKVLILVPFRDGALRVVQTFIALLETEGKKMDVSHKKRFRDEYGEEPTDRPPNLHRPDDYLAVFSGNVDDHFRIGVSFLKRSMRLYSPFYSSDVIIASPLGLRTLLGAEGEAQRDFDFLSSVELLVVDQADVILMQNWEHMLHVLKHMNLQPLDSHGVDFSRVRLWNLNNWASYYRQTLVFSATQEPQINNILSKHCHNYRGQVATKNLPKTGSICQVMVQLPHVFHTFQADSFMDQDARFQFFVDKVLPQFRDSVMSHTLVYVPSYFDFVRLRSYLRKEDVSFASVSEYSQRAEVSQARHYFQRGEKQLMLFSERFHFYKRYTIKGIQNLIFYALPTYAHFYSEVCNMLQVGSLEGVASLTCTVLYSRYDAHRLAGVVGGERAAHMLRSKKSVHLFVTGEEKNG